From one Ignavibacteria bacterium genomic stretch:
- the maf gene encoding septum formation inhibitor Maf, whose protein sequence is MNIPTPLVLASQSPRRRQLLTGLGFEFTTVTPSVDEEAVPAVQPFNEYVQTLAVQKARRGLELCAPDSIVIGADTTVVLNNTVLNKPASATDATQMLMSLSGKTHTVYTGLAVINGKTNAEYIGYRSTKVTFRTLLADEIAMYVQGGSPLDKAGGYGIQDDFGAVFVESIHGCYYTVVGLPVELLYALLREMVRKETI, encoded by the coding sequence CTGAATATACCAACACCGCTGGTGCTTGCGTCGCAGTCTCCGCGACGCAGACAACTACTCACCGGTTTGGGGTTTGAATTCACAACCGTAACACCATCCGTTGATGAAGAAGCTGTTCCCGCTGTTCAGCCTTTTAACGAGTATGTACAAACGCTTGCCGTTCAGAAAGCACGGCGCGGATTAGAGCTCTGTGCACCTGATAGTATTGTAATCGGAGCCGATACAACCGTTGTTCTAAATAACACGGTACTAAACAAACCTGCATCGGCTACCGATGCCACTCAAATGCTGATGTCCCTGAGCGGTAAAACGCATACCGTGTACACCGGACTTGCTGTAATTAACGGCAAAACGAATGCCGAGTACATAGGGTATCGGTCAACCAAGGTTACCTTTCGGACGTTATTGGCAGACGAGATAGCTATGTATGTTCAGGGTGGTTCTCCGTTAGATAAGGCAGGGGGCTATGGCATACAGGATGATTTTGGAGCTGTTTTTGTAGAGTCAATTCACGGGTGTTACTATACCGTGGTGGGATTACCAGTCGAGCTCCTTTATGCCCTGCTCCGGGAGATGGTCAGGAAAGAAACGATATGA
- a CDS encoding sugar ABC transporter permease: protein MKSTTVKAVLLAPWVITLAVFWIYPLIYALVLSFTEYQTLTNSMTFVGFDNYKAVFTSDSFWQAFRNTAIFTGGTVPVTTAAALLLATAVRSQTAKYATVLRSSYFLPSVTSLVVIALIFTNLYSRDGYISALVSMIGFPVPEHGWLLSTQTALPAIMFMDVWISIGYYMILFLSAMETIPRDLYETASLEGATPWQQFVRITLPLVKPTLLFVVVINTIKSFQIFVEVYVMTKGGPLGATTTLVYNVYNSAFEQTNLMGYASAVAWVVFVLLAGISALQLRLLRVRD from the coding sequence ATGAAGTCAACGACTGTTAAAGCCGTTCTTCTTGCACCATGGGTGATTACACTTGCGGTATTTTGGATTTATCCGTTGATCTATGCGCTGGTGTTAAGTTTTACAGAGTATCAAACATTAACAAATAGTATGACGTTTGTTGGTTTTGATAACTACAAGGCGGTCTTCACATCGGACTCTTTCTGGCAGGCTTTTCGTAATACGGCAATATTTACCGGCGGAACAGTACCGGTAACAACAGCGGCAGCGCTGCTTCTGGCTACGGCAGTACGATCTCAGACGGCAAAGTATGCCACCGTTCTGCGCTCCAGCTATTTTCTGCCATCGGTCACGTCGCTCGTGGTAATTGCACTGATATTTACCAATCTGTATTCACGCGACGGATACATCTCGGCCTTGGTTTCCATGATCGGGTTCCCGGTGCCTGAGCATGGGTGGTTACTTTCTACACAGACTGCTCTGCCGGCAATCATGTTCATGGACGTCTGGATTAGTATTGGCTATTACATGATATTATTCCTGTCGGCAATGGAAACAATCCCCCGCGATTTATACGAAACAGCAAGCCTTGAGGGTGCTACTCCCTGGCAGCAGTTTGTACGGATAACGCTTCCGCTTGTAAAGCCAACGTTGCTTTTTGTTGTGGTTATTAATACGATAAAGAGTTTTCAGATATTTGTCGAAGTGTATGTCATGACGAAAGGGGGGCCTCTGGGCGCAACAACTACACTTGTGTACAATGTGTACAATTCCGCATTCGAACAAACCAATCTTATGGGCTATGCGTCGGCGGTTGCCTGGGTGGTGTTTGTTCTTCTTGCGGGTATTTCGGCTCTTCAACTACGACTGTTACGGGTGCGTGACTAA
- a CDS encoding glycerol-3-phosphate acyltransferase: MPFVSFILAYLIGTINPAWLYQKYVNQSDLRKQGSNNLGARNLYDVTGSMKASLLVGMFDVLKGAVAVITAFILSPSDYTVVAAAGAGVVTGHNYNVFLGWKGGRGLATALGVGAVLFPPIVITWGVMYIVGYYAIRRDIHVGSMTATIATFFIGFSMPESAIRAMSTVALQNTTELRILNAAICLLLFFRHLAPIREVMRAAQAETDEE; this comes from the coding sequence ATGCCGTTTGTTTCGTTCATATTGGCCTACCTGATTGGTACTATTAATCCAGCCTGGCTGTACCAGAAGTATGTTAATCAGAGTGATCTTCGAAAACAGGGAAGCAATAACCTTGGTGCACGGAATCTGTATGATGTAACCGGAAGCATGAAGGCGTCGTTGCTGGTTGGGATGTTTGATGTGCTAAAAGGTGCCGTAGCAGTTATCACAGCGTTTATCCTTTCCCCCTCGGACTATACGGTGGTGGCGGCTGCGGGCGCAGGTGTTGTAACTGGACATAACTACAATGTCTTTCTTGGATGGAAGGGAGGCAGGGGGCTTGCAACGGCACTTGGAGTTGGGGCTGTACTGTTTCCGCCTATCGTGATTACCTGGGGTGTGATGTACATCGTTGGCTACTACGCCATCCGGCGTGATATCCATGTGGGGAGCATGACGGCCACGATAGCAACTTTTTTTATTGGCTTTAGCATGCCTGAGAGCGCTATTAGAGCAATGAGTACGGTAGCACTCCAGAATACAACTGAACTTCGAATACTAAATGCGGCAATCTGTCTGCTGCTGTTCTTTAGGCACTTGGCGCCAATTCGTGAAGTGATGCGTGCAGCTCAGGCAGAAACAGACGAAGAGTAG
- a CDS encoding aspartate kinase, with translation MLILKFGGTSVRNASALRNVVAIVRNCYPGTNGLVVVLSATAGTTNDLLELSRISCFRDTDVAHRCRLLHDKHLQIVNELITDSQLRDKASLYVHGLVNELQELCCAIQTLEECTAMSADAVVSFGERFSTAILTCALVEAGVPVTEVQAPMLITTDDNFTRAAVNMEQTTSQCRAQILPLAGQGIVVVTQGFTGADRQGRVTTLGRGGSDASAAILGAATSAERIEIWTDVSGIFTADPRLVPEAQPIPELSLDEVRELALYGAKVLHPDTLIPAIQNNIPVVIRNTEKPTEPGTIVRSKASVSADINAVSMVPRCLYVRGTATAIAELCSMEQYTRMRVADAQSVEYRAVVLHAPADRINVRESILAQFGDAAVDNICIIAVTGPAAQRADRVAAIASLAAPFNPCFLVAGAGNYSVFIGVPDENSADALRMLHRLTYGQAGR, from the coding sequence ATGCTGATACTGAAGTTTGGGGGAACCTCCGTCCGCAATGCATCCGCTCTGCGTAACGTGGTGGCTATCGTCAGGAATTGTTATCCGGGTACTAATGGCCTGGTTGTAGTTTTATCTGCTACTGCCGGCACAACAAACGATTTACTGGAGTTATCCAGAATCAGTTGTTTTCGGGATACCGATGTGGCACATCGGTGCAGACTGTTGCATGACAAGCATCTGCAGATTGTAAATGAGCTGATTACCGATTCGCAACTGCGCGATAAGGCAAGTTTATATGTGCATGGTTTAGTGAACGAACTGCAAGAGCTTTGCTGTGCAATTCAAACACTCGAAGAATGTACTGCTATGTCAGCCGATGCAGTAGTATCGTTTGGCGAACGGTTTAGCACGGCAATTCTCACCTGTGCGTTGGTGGAGGCCGGTGTCCCGGTGACAGAGGTTCAGGCACCCATGCTGATAACAACAGACGATAATTTTACCCGGGCTGCCGTAAACATGGAGCAGACCACCTCACAATGCAGAGCACAAATACTGCCACTGGCCGGCCAGGGCATCGTGGTAGTTACCCAGGGATTTACCGGTGCAGACCGTCAGGGACGAGTTACAACTCTTGGCCGTGGGGGGTCTGATGCAAGTGCGGCCATTCTTGGCGCGGCAACAAGTGCCGAGAGGATTGAAATCTGGACAGATGTCAGCGGCATATTTACCGCCGATCCCCGGTTAGTGCCTGAGGCACAGCCTATCCCTGAACTATCGCTCGATGAGGTTCGTGAGCTTGCCCTGTACGGAGCCAAGGTTCTACATCCCGACACCTTGATTCCTGCAATACAAAACAATATCCCTGTGGTAATTCGCAACACCGAGAAGCCAACGGAACCGGGAACAATTGTCAGAAGCAAGGCATCAGTTTCTGCCGACATCAATGCAGTAAGCATGGTACCACGTTGCTTGTATGTGCGCGGTACTGCTACCGCAATCGCTGAACTCTGCAGTATGGAACAATACACCCGGATGCGGGTTGCAGATGCTCAGTCTGTTGAATATCGGGCTGTGGTCTTGCATGCACCTGCAGATCGGATCAATGTCAGAGAATCAATTTTGGCTCAATTTGGTGACGCTGCCGTTGACAACATCTGCATTATTGCCGTCACTGGTCCTGCTGCACAACGGGCAGACAGAGTTGCCGCCATTGCATCGCTTGCTGCACCCTTCAACCCATGCTTTCTTGTGGCCGGCGCTGGCAATTATTCGGTATTTATTGGAGTACCGGATGAGAACAGTGCCGATGCATTGCGGATGCTACATCGTCTGACCTACGGGCAAGCAGGCCGTTGA
- a CDS encoding YfhO family protein: MTNHVREWLIACAVILGTLLVFFGDALFTGKNFLSQGDNVAFYSFIPYLDAANKSGEFPLWMPYIFSGMPSLASFLAAGERTYDIASMAVLGIPRLLGTGTGNDTWRLVLWYGIYGIGVFSLLRIKNLGQGASVFGAVSAVFSTFVMVWIMIGHSTKPVSFATLPWILLALERIRVKFSLGSLLILILALTALVSATHPQMMFYLGCAAALYLLTELIVRLIQKDNPLPVLTAGGALVVATILALSTHADMFLSTREYTPYSTRGSAPLVHVQGSQQEQDGGNDYEYATNWSFSPGEMATFVVPNYFGFGNTKVKMSTGGKEQETNLYWGQMPFTDAANYMGIGVLLLGILGAWYKRKDPFVIFLIVLSLFSLLLSFGKNFSVLYDFFYNYVPAFNKFRAPSMALCLLQFTMPVLAAFGLANVLDDWAGNVKRRKTGMWIAGATAAFLLFGVAYTGINEESYKDDVAHAIMAKQPDRVTSADQISKQYLQVVYDQMKSDWMQTGFLALAFGVLVLLVIRGTLKPSVAIYVAIALSVTDLWRVAARPYHPQEGSPEKNVFRVTDVVNYIKNDKGTFRIADLSGLPANWWAYHFVENVHGYSSAKIRIYQDMLDVAAMGTGSEPRPGNSIIVNPFLWNMLNVKYIVAKQQVMASAPSFTGSDGTLVYANPSVMPRAWFVDTVIVESDRLKTLHHLRDATFNLQTTAYVEQSLPVKPQSPSAGNVVTMTHKENQRIAFNTKTDAERLMVISEVYYPEWHCYVDGKEVPIYRTNFLVRGVVVPAGSHTVELRFSSPAYSLGKTISIASNAIIALVALGSLLLWRRSRSKATVA, encoded by the coding sequence ATGACAAATCATGTACGCGAGTGGCTGATTGCGTGTGCCGTTATTTTGGGGACACTCCTTGTGTTTTTTGGCGACGCGCTCTTTACCGGCAAAAACTTCCTATCGCAGGGCGATAATGTTGCCTTCTACTCTTTTATACCCTATCTGGACGCAGCCAATAAGAGCGGAGAATTCCCCCTGTGGATGCCCTACATCTTTAGCGGCATGCCGTCACTTGCGTCGTTCCTGGCAGCAGGTGAACGAACGTACGATATTGCCAGTATGGCGGTACTTGGAATACCCAGGTTGCTTGGAACCGGTACAGGGAACGATACCTGGCGGCTGGTTCTGTGGTACGGGATTTATGGTATTGGTGTGTTCTCACTGTTAAGAATAAAGAATCTTGGGCAGGGGGCTTCGGTTTTTGGTGCAGTATCGGCTGTGTTTTCTACGTTCGTGATGGTGTGGATTATGATCGGTCACAGCACGAAGCCTGTAAGCTTTGCCACCCTTCCATGGATTCTGCTTGCCCTTGAGCGGATCCGGGTAAAGTTTTCACTGGGGTCGTTGCTAATTCTAATCCTGGCCCTGACTGCGCTGGTAAGCGCTACCCACCCGCAGATGATGTTCTATCTTGGATGTGCTGCCGCACTGTACCTGCTAACGGAACTCATTGTACGGCTAATTCAAAAGGATAATCCCTTGCCGGTACTTACTGCGGGGGGCGCTCTGGTGGTAGCAACCATTTTGGCGCTGAGTACGCATGCCGATATGTTTTTATCAACCAGGGAATACACTCCGTACAGCACACGGGGCTCCGCTCCGCTGGTTCACGTGCAGGGATCACAACAGGAACAGGATGGCGGTAACGACTACGAGTACGCCACAAACTGGTCTTTTTCTCCCGGCGAAATGGCAACATTCGTTGTACCGAACTACTTTGGATTTGGGAATACAAAGGTGAAGATGTCCACCGGCGGGAAGGAGCAGGAAACAAATTTGTACTGGGGCCAGATGCCGTTTACCGACGCCGCCAACTACATGGGTATTGGAGTTCTTCTTTTAGGAATATTGGGAGCGTGGTATAAGCGGAAAGATCCGTTCGTAATCTTCCTTATTGTTTTATCACTGTTCTCTCTGCTACTGTCATTTGGAAAGAACTTCAGCGTTTTGTATGACTTCTTCTACAATTACGTACCGGCATTTAATAAATTCCGAGCCCCTTCAATGGCACTCTGCCTGTTGCAATTCACCATGCCGGTGCTGGCGGCATTCGGTCTGGCCAATGTTTTGGATGACTGGGCCGGGAATGTAAAACGCAGGAAAACCGGGATGTGGATTGCAGGAGCCACAGCAGCCTTCCTGCTGTTTGGTGTAGCCTATACAGGTATTAACGAAGAATCGTATAAGGACGATGTTGCCCACGCCATCATGGCTAAACAGCCCGATCGTGTAACGAGTGCTGATCAGATAAGCAAACAGTACCTGCAGGTTGTGTATGACCAAATGAAGTCTGACTGGATGCAAACCGGATTTCTGGCACTTGCTTTTGGTGTGCTGGTCCTTCTGGTGATTCGGGGGACGTTGAAGCCTTCGGTAGCCATCTATGTGGCTATTGCATTGTCAGTAACTGACTTGTGGCGGGTTGCGGCCCGACCGTACCACCCGCAGGAAGGGTCGCCCGAAAAGAACGTGTTCCGCGTGACCGATGTTGTAAACTATATTAAAAATGACAAAGGCACGTTTCGGATTGCGGATTTAAGCGGGCTACCGGCTAACTGGTGGGCTTACCATTTTGTCGAAAATGTTCATGGCTATTCATCAGCCAAAATCCGGATCTATCAGGATATGCTGGACGTAGCTGCCATGGGTACCGGATCAGAACCACGTCCGGGTAACAGCATCATCGTTAACCCGTTTCTGTGGAACATGCTGAACGTGAAATACATTGTGGCCAAACAGCAGGTGATGGCATCTGCACCCTCCTTTACGGGTTCCGATGGCACACTGGTGTACGCAAATCCGTCAGTGATGCCAAGAGCATGGTTTGTTGATACGGTAATCGTTGAATCCGACAGGCTGAAAACACTGCATCATTTGAGGGACGCAACCTTCAACCTGCAGACAACAGCGTACGTAGAGCAGTCACTGCCCGTAAAACCACAATCTCCTTCTGCCGGCAATGTGGTTACAATGACCCATAAAGAGAACCAGCGTATTGCGTTTAACACAAAAACTGATGCAGAGCGACTGATGGTTATTAGCGAAGTTTATTACCCTGAATGGCACTGTTATGTTGACGGGAAAGAGGTTCCGATCTATCGTACCAACTTCCTTGTCCGTGGCGTTGTTGTTCCGGCAGGCAGTCACACTGTTGAACTGAGGTTTAGCAGCCCAGCTTACAGCCTGGGGAAAACGATCAGCATTGCATCTAACGCCATCATTGCACTTGTGGCATTAGGGAGCCTGCTGTTATGGAGAAGATCACGATCAAAAGCAACAGTGGCATGA
- a CDS encoding DUF1800 domain-containing protein, which translates to MDLSVRQTPLSMADAFHLLRRLTFAPTWQQAAQLKGIMPEAALDLVMNLDPPLEQPPWAQQPISADRNEVVRLWGELQSWWISHCLRHPSFREKLVAMWHNHFTSDYVTVYYAQLMVTQSNHLRLNRYNFRALSEGIVGDPAMLRYLNGDQSVKGNPNENFGREWFELFSLGVGNYTEHDIIDAARAFTGWRVNGLESLYNRQLADLGEKTILGQTGNWEYKDVIRITLEQDACASFIATKILHAFVEHNPDEATVEGVAQLIRSNNYNLQPVLRTLFISNGFYDVSIRGALIKDPMSFAIGLANITGISRVSNTLISGAMSALMQTPFFPPTVQGWVGHHKWITSNTFPLRQRFAESLLDGRLAGTSSVLKDENGQPVKPDLVSLVKLFPDANDAAQVVKNLALLLLPVQTTPEQETVLLDIMMAGAPAYSWDIESGTAENRIKLLMQTIVRMPEFQLN; encoded by the coding sequence ATGGACCTATCTGTCAGGCAGACGCCCCTATCAATGGCGGACGCATTCCACCTGCTTCGCAGGCTAACGTTCGCACCCACATGGCAGCAGGCAGCCCAACTGAAGGGCATAATGCCTGAAGCTGCGCTTGACTTGGTCATGAATCTTGACCCTCCGCTTGAACAACCGCCGTGGGCACAGCAGCCCATTTCGGCAGACAGAAACGAAGTTGTCCGCTTGTGGGGAGAACTGCAGAGCTGGTGGATTTCGCACTGTCTCCGTCACCCGTCATTCCGTGAAAAGCTTGTGGCAATGTGGCACAACCACTTTACCAGCGACTACGTAACGGTGTACTATGCACAGCTCATGGTTACCCAGAGTAACCACCTTCGGCTAAACAGATATAATTTCCGTGCCCTCAGCGAGGGCATCGTAGGCGATCCGGCCATGTTACGCTACCTGAACGGTGACCAGAGTGTTAAAGGCAATCCAAACGAAAATTTTGGTCGCGAGTGGTTCGAGCTCTTTTCTCTTGGCGTTGGAAACTATACCGAGCATGATATTATCGACGCCGCCCGCGCATTTACCGGCTGGCGTGTTAATGGCCTGGAATCACTCTATAACCGGCAGTTGGCTGACCTTGGTGAGAAAACAATCCTGGGTCAGACAGGGAACTGGGAGTATAAGGACGTTATCCGAATTACTCTGGAACAGGATGCATGTGCCAGTTTTATTGCAACCAAAATTCTGCACGCATTTGTTGAACATAATCCAGATGAGGCCACCGTTGAAGGCGTGGCTCAGCTCATTCGCAGCAATAACTACAATTTGCAACCGGTATTGCGGACGCTTTTCATTAGTAACGGCTTTTATGATGTATCCATTCGTGGTGCACTCATTAAGGATCCAATGTCGTTTGCAATCGGACTTGCCAATATCACAGGGATTTCACGCGTGAGCAATACCCTTATTTCTGGTGCCATGAGTGCGCTGATGCAGACACCCTTTTTCCCTCCAACCGTGCAAGGATGGGTTGGACATCATAAATGGATTACAAGCAATACATTTCCATTGCGCCAACGATTTGCTGAATCGTTGTTGGATGGCCGGCTTGCCGGTACAAGTTCTGTGCTCAAGGATGAAAATGGGCAACCCGTGAAGCCCGACCTGGTATCGCTTGTAAAGTTGTTCCCTGATGCCAACGATGCCGCTCAGGTTGTTAAAAACCTGGCTCTCCTGCTGTTACCAGTCCAAACAACACCCGAGCAGGAAACAGTTTTGTTAGACATCATGATGGCCGGTGCTCCGGCGTATTCGTGGGATATCGAAAGCGGCACAGCTGAAAACAGGATAAAACTGCTGATGCAGACAATTGTGCGAATGCCTGAATTCCAACTGAATTAG
- a CDS encoding DUF1501 domain-containing protein, whose protein sequence is MNRRNFIKNVGTTSVAVATLPSVIDGFTVKALAGGDAMGRLLEDSDRVFVIIQLTGGNDGLNTVIPVDNDIYYNNRPKLAIAKNKALSLTDTLRLHPSLSGFKKLYDEGQLAIVQGVTYPNPDRSHFRGTDIWLTATDASVFGSTGWVGRYLDILAPGFPTELPEHPLAVQVGGTQSLGFAGSKGSMGITFRDPDEFARLVSTGGGIEEVPAADLGDTKAAAEVEFVRNVARSADVYATVVKTAADAAPTSTVTYPNSDIAAKLRVVAQLIAGGLQSKVFLVSWENSSFDTHANQVVGSDPLTGAHANLLSDLGGAVEAFMADMKNSGNAGRVAGMTFSEFGRRVAENGSLGTDHGTAAPLFVFGENVLGSVIGADPDLETLDNRGDLLMNYDFRDIYASVLLQWFAQPSTVVNNILYHDFSKTAVPLFKGASKVLEGAAAGSTIQFRSVSPNPASDVVTVRVHMNLVADATVVVHSMHGKKMLSAEVNPVSGVAQFNVSGLSTGNYILGLYSGGAVTHSLLSVQR, encoded by the coding sequence ATGAACAGACGAAACTTTATCAAGAACGTTGGCACAACATCTGTTGCTGTTGCAACGCTGCCCTCGGTGATTGACGGCTTTACCGTAAAAGCCCTTGCCGGCGGTGATGCCATGGGACGACTGCTGGAAGATTCTGACCGCGTATTTGTTATCATTCAGCTAACTGGCGGCAATGACGGTTTGAATACAGTTATTCCCGTTGATAACGATATTTATTATAATAACCGGCCAAAGCTTGCCATCGCCAAGAATAAAGCCTTGTCTCTGACTGATACGTTGCGATTGCACCCCTCCCTGAGTGGTTTTAAAAAATTATATGATGAGGGTCAGCTCGCGATTGTGCAAGGTGTTACCTACCCTAATCCTGACAGATCGCACTTTAGGGGTACCGACATTTGGCTGACGGCAACAGATGCCTCGGTGTTCGGCTCCACAGGCTGGGTGGGTAGGTATCTGGATATCCTTGCTCCCGGCTTCCCCACCGAGCTGCCTGAACACCCCCTGGCGGTTCAGGTTGGTGGAACTCAATCGTTAGGATTTGCCGGCTCTAAAGGCAGCATGGGAATTACATTCCGTGACCCTGACGAGTTTGCCAGGCTGGTGAGTACAGGTGGAGGAATCGAAGAGGTCCCTGCAGCAGATCTTGGAGATACCAAGGCAGCAGCCGAAGTCGAGTTTGTTCGGAATGTTGCGCGCTCGGCTGATGTGTATGCCACGGTTGTTAAAACTGCTGCCGATGCGGCACCAACGTCAACGGTGACCTATCCTAATAGCGATATCGCCGCTAAACTTCGAGTGGTTGCCCAGCTTATTGCAGGTGGCCTGCAGAGTAAGGTATTCCTGGTAAGCTGGGAGAACTCAAGTTTTGATACCCACGCAAACCAGGTTGTTGGCTCGGACCCTCTGACCGGAGCGCACGCAAACCTCCTCTCGGATCTTGGTGGTGCGGTGGAAGCCTTTATGGCCGACATGAAGAACTCAGGCAATGCAGGCAGAGTAGCAGGGATGACGTTCTCGGAGTTCGGCAGACGTGTTGCCGAAAATGGCTCGCTTGGAACAGATCATGGTACAGCCGCACCACTGTTTGTTTTTGGTGAAAATGTTCTGGGTTCCGTGATTGGTGCAGACCCGGATTTGGAAACCTTGGACAACCGGGGTGACCTGTTAATGAACTATGATTTCCGTGACATCTACGCATCTGTACTCCTGCAGTGGTTTGCCCAGCCTTCAACGGTGGTTAATAACATTCTGTATCATGATTTCTCGAAAACGGCTGTTCCACTGTTTAAGGGGGCCAGCAAGGTTTTGGAAGGGGCTGCGGCAGGTAGTACCATTCAATTCAGAAGTGTATCGCCAAACCCGGCGAGTGACGTGGTAACGGTGCGAGTGCACATGAACCTGGTTGCCGACGCAACTGTTGTTGTCCACTCAATGCACGGGAAAAAAATGCTGAGTGCCGAAGTGAACCCCGTGAGCGGTGTGGCACAGTTCAACGTGTCAGGTCTTAGCACGGGTAATTATATTCTCGGACTATACAGCGGAGGAGCAGTAACCCACAGCTTGCTTTCGGTTCAGCGGTAA